The following coding sequences are from one Capsicum annuum cultivar UCD-10X-F1 chromosome 3, UCD10Xv1.1, whole genome shotgun sequence window:
- the LOC124896748 gene encoding glycine-rich cell wall structural protein 1-like, whose amino-acid sequence MELRLLETEGTGRRLGAAAAGDRAAGAGGAASGDRALAVGDRIGGGWLETEVGGLLYPTGAGGGIWMERGGMNRGGESRLEQEVGDGGQRGAATGVGTGDRRSGSEVGSGRRRRSASVTGAGDRDERERERG is encoded by the coding sequence ATGGAGTTGCGGCTGCTGGAGACCGAGGGAACTGGTCGTCGTTTGGGTGCTGCGGCTGCTGGCGATCGAGCGGCGGGTGCAGGCGGAGCTGCGTCTGGAGACCGAGCTTTGGCTGTTGGAGACCGAATCGGCGGCGGCTGGCTGGAGACTGAGGTGGGGGGGCTGTTGTATCCCACCGGCGCCGGAGGGGGGATATGGATGGAGAGGGGGGGTATGAACAGAGGGGGGGAGAGCAGATTGGAACAGGAGGTCGGTGACGGAGGGCAGCGGGGAGCGGCGACGGGGGTCGGCACCGGGGACCGGAGGTCAGGGtcggaggtcgggtcgggtcggcgtcGAAGGTCGGCGTCAGTGACGGGGGCCGGGGACCGggacgagagagagagagagagagggtag